Proteins from one Clupea harengus chromosome 17, Ch_v2.0.2, whole genome shotgun sequence genomic window:
- the LOC116224399 gene encoding tripartite motif-containing protein 14-like yields the protein MDTVQKIMSCSDVCSRPNYLAYGWLVWFYKQQTYRCQWYTLSSFSRPYKNSSFCKPSYLSFSLSVYEDITFNPDNTSESLMISEDYTQVFISPNQTSPKIRTQDKETPFHILAKQSWKEGRHYWEVDVENCRTWSVGVVELASGNQLKTEAAGEHLGRDKSSWVLESEDGALAALHNDDFRAVKKRDVKRLGVYLDISKNKSRLTFYDVGGGVALHTFYALFKKEVFPAFSLSGTDGQVQSMALCNLRLMLDDTDSGLGSSRSSSTMSESGSSESSPEQWRNVVTTGPGAGYYDGP from the coding sequence ATGGATACAGTACAGAAAATTATGTCATGTAGTGATGTTTGTAGTAGGCCTAATTATTTAGCATATGGTTGGTTGGTATGGTtttataaacaacaaacatacCGATGTCAGTGGTATACACTCTCCTCTTTCAGTAGGCCATACAAAAACAGCTCATTTTGTAAACCAagttatctctctttctctctatcagttTACGAGGACATTACCTTTAATCCAGACAACACATCCGAAAGCCTGATGATATCCGAGGACTATACGCAAGTATTCATCAGTCCCAACCAGACGTCACCCAAAATCCGGACCCAAGATAAAGAAACACCGTTCCACATCCTAGCTAAGCAATCCTGGAAGGAGGGCCGACACTATTGGGAGGTGGACGTGGAGAACTGCCGCACCTGGTCGGTCGGCGTTGTGGAGCTGGCCAGTGGCAATCAGCTGAAGACGGAGGCGGCGGGAGAGCACCTGGGCCGGGACAAGAGCTCATGGGTGTTGGAGTCAGAGGACGGGGCGCTGGCGGCGCTGCACAACGACGACTTCAGAGCGGTGAAAAAGCGGGATGTGAAGCGCCTCGGGGTCTACCTGGACATATCAAAGAACAAGAGCCGGCTGACCTTCTACGACGTCGGTGGCGGCGTGGCTCTGCACACGTTCTATGCGCTCTTCAAGAAGGAGGTGTTCCCTGCCTTCAGTCTGTCCGGTACGGATGGCCAGGTTCAAAGCATGGCCCTGTGCAATCTTCGCCTCATGCTTGATGATACAGACTCGGGGTTAGGGTCGTCCAGATCGAGCTCTACCATGTCAGAGTCGGGATCATCCGAGTCTTCTCCAgagcagtggcgtaacgtagttacgacgggcccaggtgcaggctattatgacgggccctag